In the Nerophis ophidion isolate RoL-2023_Sa linkage group LG19, RoL_Noph_v1.0, whole genome shotgun sequence genome, one interval contains:
- the ing1 gene encoding inhibitor of growth protein 1, protein MLNATNGDPGHVAVNYVEEYFDLMESLPLDMQRSVSLMKEIDAKYQDVLKELDDAYERYRKESDSPQRRKLQMSILRALIRCQELGDEKIQIAGQMVELTENRTRPMDSHSELLSSSQNVPESHVPAAPSMVTAAASMMSSSSSSSSAITPNKTGHHDKKRDEVTPGSVGGGSGGDKSSGKRSRRQKNGDGRESYSGMDPTEDVAVGASREKRAKTSSKKKKRSKGKPEREVSPPDLPIDPDEPTYCLCEQVSYGEMIGCDNDECPIEWFHFSCVGLHHKPKGKWYCPKCRGENEKTMDKALERAKKDRAYNR, encoded by the exons ATGCTGAATGCCACGAATGGCGACCCAGGCCATGTTGCTGTCAATTATGTGGAGGAGTACTTCGACCTGATGGAGTCGCTACCCTTAGATATGCAGAGAAGCGTGTCCCTCATGAAGGAAATCGATGCCAAGTATCAAG ACGTTCTCAAGGAGCTCGATGATGCTTACGAACGCTATCGCAAGGAGTCCGACTCACCCCAGAGACGTAAACTTCAGATGTCCATCCTGAGGGCGCTGATCCGCTGTCAGGAGCTTGGAGACGAGAAGATTCAAATCGCTGGACAAATG GTGGAGTTGACGGAGAATCGAACACGACCGATGGACTCGCACTCGGAACTCCTCTCGTCCTCCCAAAACGTCCCAGAGAGCCATGTCCCCGCAGCGCCGTCCATGGTCACCGCCGCCGCCTCCATGATGTCGTCGTCCTCGTCGTCGTCTTCTGCCATCACCCCGAACAAAACAGGCCACCACGACAAGAAGCGCGACGAGGTCACGCCGGGCTCGGTCGGAGGCGGCAGCGGTGGAGACAAATCCAGTGGAAAGCGATCCAGGCGGCAGAAAAACGGCGACGGCAGGGAAAGTTACAGCGGCATGGACCCCACCGAAGACGTCGCCGTTGGGGCGTCCCGAGAGAAGCGGGCCAAGACGTCgtccaagaagaagaagaggtcAAAGGGGAAGCCGGAGAGAGAAGTGTCTCCCCCCGACCTGCCCATCGACCCCGACGAGCCTACATACTGCTTGTGCGAGCAGGTGTCCTACGGCGAGATGATCGGCTGCGACAACGACGAGTGTCCCATCGAGTGGTTCCACTTCTCCTGCGTGGGACTGCACCACAAGCCCAAAGGCAAGTGGTACTGCCCCAAGTGCCGAGGCGAGAACGAAAAGACCATGGACAAGGCCTTGGAGAGGGCCAAGAAGGACCGGGCGTACAACAGGTAG
- the LOC133537995 gene encoding ubiquitin-conjugating enzyme E2 A-like yields the protein MSTPARRRLMRDFKRLQEDPPAGVSGAPSENNIMVWNAVIFGPEGTPFEDGTFKLIVEFTEEYPNKPPTVRFVSKMFHPNVYADGSICLDILQNRWSPTYDVSSILTSIQSLLDEPNPNSPANSQAAQLYQENKREYEKRVSAIVERSWRDS from the exons GCTACAAGAGGACCCCCCAGCTGGTGTGAGTGGTGCCCCATCTGAAAACAACATTATGGTGTGGAACGCAGTTATTTTTGG CCCTGAAGGAACTCCGTTTGAAGATG GTACTTTTAAACTCATTGTAGAGTTCACCGAAGAATACCCCAACAAGCCTCCAACAGTACGATTTGTGTCAAAGATGTTTCATCCTAATG TTTATGCAGATGGTAGTATTTGTTTGGACATCCTGCAGAACCGTTGGAGTCCTACTTATGATGTGTCTTCTATTCTTACCTCCATCCAG TCTTTGCTGGACGAGCCAAACCCCAACAGTCCAGCCAACAGCCAGGCCGCACAGCTTTACCAGGAAAACAAGCGCGAGTACGAGAAGAGAGTTTCCGCCATCGTAGAACGAAGTTGGCGAGACAGTTGA